One genomic window of Hemitrygon akajei chromosome 1, sHemAka1.3, whole genome shotgun sequence includes the following:
- the LOC140733318 gene encoding neuropeptide Y receptor type 1-like, which produces MDWRLNGTVRFLHASWLNTSLLVEHFSLCSDPVSSTTFLLMAYSAVMAVGLIGNTCLVLVIARQREMRNVTNVLIANLSCSDILISIVCLPVTVIYTMMDRWILGALLCKLTPFIQSTSITVSILSLVLIALERHQLIIKPTGWKPTVGHAYLAVAISWLVGCFISLPFVSFNVLTSDPYANISFLPEGLVEQVACIERWASERQKLAYTTSLLVFQYGLPLLLMVTCYFRIFLRLRRRREMVDRPRDSNRRVSHSCRVNIMLASIVVAFGLCWMPLTIFNTVFDWDHEAISVCHHNLIFSLCHLTAMLSTCVNPIIYGFLNANFQKEVKALLYRCRCGGSSERYESFPLSTVNTELSKASLHQGCPNNV; this is translated from the coding sequence ATGGACTGGCGGCTGAACGGGACGGTGAGGTTCCTGCACGCCTCCTGGTTGAACACGTCGCTGCTGGTGGAGCATTTCTCCCTCTGCTCGGACCCTGTGAGCAGCACCACCTTTCTGCTCATGGCCTACAGCGCGGTGATGGCGGTGGGGCTCATCGGCAACACCTGCCTGGTCCTGGTCATCGCCCGGCAGCGGGAGATGCGTAACGTCACCAACGTCCTGATCGCCAACCTGTCTTGTTCGGACATCCTCATCTCCATCGTTTGCCTGCCCGTGACGGTCATCTACACCATGATGGACCGCTGGATCCTGGGCGCCCTGCTGTGCAAGCTGACCCCGTTTATCCAGAGCACGTCCATCACCGTCTCCATCCTCTCGCTGGTCCTGATCGCCTTGGAGAGGCACCAGCTCATCATCAAGCCCACCGGCTGGAAGCCGACGGTGGGGCACGCCTACTTGGCAGTGGCCATCAGCTGGCTGGTGGGGTGTTTCATCTCCTTGCCCTTTGTGTCCTTCAACGTTCTAACCAGCGACCCCTACGCCAACATCTCCTTCCTCCCGGAGGGGCTGGTCGAGCAGGTGGCCTGCATCGAGCGCTGGGCCTCGGAGCGCCAGAAGCTGGCCTACACCACCAGTCTCCTGGTCTTCCAGTACGGCCTGCCGCTGCTCCTGATGGTCACTTGCTACTTCCGCATCTTCCTGCGCCTGCGCCGGCGGCGGGAGATGGTGGACCGTCCCCGGGACAGCAACCGCCGGGTCAGCCACAGCTGCAGGGTGAACATCATGCTGGCCTCCATCGTTGTGGCCTTCGGCCTGTGCTGGATGCCGCTCACCATCTTCAACACCGTCTTCGACTGGGACCACGAGGCCATCTCTGTCTGCCACCACAACCTCATCTTCTCTCTCTGCCACCTGACGGCCATGCTGTCGACCTGCGTCAACCCCATCATCTACGGCTTCCTCAACGCCAACTTCCAGAAGGAGGTGAAGGCCTTGCTGTACCGGTGTCGCTGTGGCGGCTCCTCGGAGAGGTACGAGAGCTTCCCGCTGTCCACCGTCAACACTGAGCTGTCCAAGGCCTCCCTGCACCAGGGCTGCCCTAACAACGTCTAA